From the Glandiceps talaboti chromosome 12, keGlaTala1.1, whole genome shotgun sequence genome, one window contains:
- the LOC144443404 gene encoding pro-cathepsin H-like has translation MNKYRGLSFVFPILVTFLWSCGCANADSAKLEFDQWMQKHDKVYATEEEYGSRLSVWKKNAQLIKNHNAGNHTYTMAINKFADLEAEEFRKQYLFTLPQNCSATKGNHVYRGGDIPKAFDWNKWVRKVITDVKNQGACGSCWTFSTTGCLEAVTAIAYSTLISLSEQQLVDCAQAFDNHGCEGGLPSQAFEYIRYNQGIESESDYPYTQKDGKCHFDPSKTVAYVADVVNITKEDEDSLLDAVYNYNPVSIAFDVASDFQFYKDGVYSSKLCKSDPQHVNHAVLVTGYNVTEDGMPYWMVKNSWGPDWGLKGYFWIERGQNMCGLSDCASYPIVHDNNV, from the exons ATGAACAAGTATCGGGGTTTGTCGTTTGTGTTTCCGATTTTAGTAACTTTCCTATGGAGCTGTGGTTGTGCAAATGCAGATTCAG CTAAACTGGAGTTTGATCAATGGATGCAGAAG CATGATAAAGTGTATGCAACTGAAGAGGAATATGGCTCTAGGTTGAGTGTGTGGAAGAAGAACGCACAACTAATAAAAAACCACAATGCAGGCAATCACACCTATACAA TGGCTATCAATAAGTTTGCTGACTTAGAGGCAGAAGAATTCAGAAAACAGTATCTCTTCACTTTACCACAG AACTGTTCAGCAACAAAGGGAAACCATGTTTATCGTGGTGGAGATATACCTAAAGCATTTGACTGGAATAAATGGGTCAGAAAAGTTATCACTGATGTCAAAAATCAG GGAGCATGTGGTAGTTGCTGGACATTCTCTACGACTGGTTGTTTGGAAGCAGTCACAGCAATAGCATACTCTACTTTGATCTCCTTGTCAGAACAACAACTTGTAGACTGTGCTCAGGCTTTTGACAACCATGGCTGTGAAGG TGGTCTACCGTCCCAAGCATTTGAGTATATCAGATATAACCAAGGAATTGAATCTGAATCAGACTATCCATACACACAAAAG GATGGTAAATGTCACTTCGATCCATCTAAGACAGTAGCCTATGTTGCTGATGTGGTCAACATAACCAAG GAAGATGAAGATAGTCTGTTGGATGCTGTGTACAATTACAATCCTGTTAGTATAGCATTTGATGTTGCCTCAGATTTTCAGTTCTACAAGGATGGTGTGTATAGCAG taaattatgtaaaagtgaCCCCCAACATGTCAACCATGCTGTACTAGTCACAGGCTACAATGTTACTGAAGATGGAATGCCATATTGGATGGTTAAGAATTCCTGGGGTCCAGATTGGGGCCTAAAAGG GTATTTTTGGATTGAACGAGGACAGAACATGTGTGGTTTGTCAGACTGTGCATCCTATCCCATCGTCCATGACAACAACGTATAA